The following proteins are encoded in a genomic region of Nicotiana sylvestris chromosome 4, ASM39365v2, whole genome shotgun sequence:
- the LOC104228565 gene encoding chaperone protein dnaJ 11, chloroplastic-like, with product MASTSFFFLSTSITGSKFSAGTPLTPPSSVSFRQQRSFSVSAAYSTAERTTASSNIASQSSLYEVLGLQAGATTHEIKSAYRRLARILHPDVVRFQQNSSAADFIRVQSAYATLSDPEKRAKYDRTLFGNRFGRSVGVSSAGARSHYTTRRKWETEQCW from the coding sequence ATGGCttctacttcttttttttttctctcaacttcaatTACCGGCTCCAAATTTTCCGCCGGTACGCCACTAACACCACCGAGCTCCGTCAGCTTCCGGCAGCAGCGATCGTTCTCTGTTTCCGCCGCTTACTCCACCGCCGAAAGGACTACAGCTAGCTCTAACATCGCCTCACAGTCATCGTTGTATGAAGTTCTAGGACTTCAAGCTGGTGCTACTACTCATGAAATTAAGTCTGCTTACCGGAGATTAGCCAGAATTTTGCATCCCGATGTCGTCCGATTTCAGCAGAATTCGTCAGCAGCTGACTTTATTAGAGTTCAATCAGCTTATGCTACTCTCTCCGATCCAGAGAAACGTGCCAAATATGATCGGACACTATTTGGGAATAGATTTGGACGATCTGTCGGAGTATCGTCGGCGGGAGCTCGTAGCCATTACACTACTCGCCGGAAGTGGGAAACCGAACAATGTTGGTAG